The following are encoded together in the Phenylobacterium sp. NIBR 498073 genome:
- the purF gene encoding amidophosphoribosyltransferase: protein MTQDQDRWRQPTYRDPDDDTPRLECGVFGVYDTAAAAAITALGLHALQHRGQEACGIAVFDGQRFHTERHMGHVGDAFAGPDLVERLPGHSAIGHTRYSTAGGSFIRNVQPMFADLEAGGVALAHNGNLTNFLTLREQLVAEGAIFQSTSDSEVILHLLARSRKAKFVERFIDALSKIEGGYALVALTNKKLIGVRDPLGIRPLVLGDLDGKPVLASETCALDMIGAKFVRDVEHGEMVVIDHKGIRSMKPFPAAQARPCVFEYVYFARPDSVVNGRSVYDVRKRMGRRLAQESGVEADVVVPVPDSGVPAAIGYAQESGLPFEMGIIRNHYVGRTFIQPTQGVRELGVRMKHSPNRAVLAGKRVVLIDDSIVRGTTSLKIVRMVREAGAKEVHLRSASPPIMWPDYYGIDMPDREHLLAANKSVEEIAKILEVDTMGYLSVDGLYAAMQAAPRDPANPQFTDHYFTGDYPTRLLDREIAEGRNDGADRQLSFLVDA from the coding sequence ATGACTCAGGATCAAGATCGATGGCGCCAGCCGACCTATCGCGATCCTGACGACGACACTCCCCGCCTCGAGTGCGGGGTGTTCGGCGTCTATGATACCGCCGCTGCGGCGGCGATCACCGCGCTGGGTCTGCACGCCCTCCAACACCGCGGCCAGGAGGCCTGCGGTATCGCGGTCTTCGACGGCCAGCGCTTCCATACCGAGCGCCACATGGGCCATGTCGGCGACGCCTTCGCCGGCCCGGATCTGGTCGAGCGCCTACCTGGCCACTCGGCCATCGGCCACACCCGCTACTCGACCGCCGGCGGCAGCTTCATCCGCAACGTCCAGCCGATGTTCGCCGACCTTGAGGCCGGCGGCGTGGCCCTGGCGCACAACGGCAATCTCACCAACTTCCTGACCCTGCGCGAGCAGCTGGTCGCCGAAGGCGCGATCTTCCAGTCGACCTCGGACTCCGAGGTTATCCTTCACCTCCTGGCCCGCTCGCGGAAGGCCAAGTTCGTCGAGCGCTTTATCGACGCCCTGTCAAAGATCGAAGGCGGCTACGCCCTCGTCGCCCTGACCAACAAGAAGCTGATCGGCGTGCGCGACCCGCTGGGCATCCGTCCGCTGGTCCTCGGCGACCTCGACGGCAAGCCGGTGCTGGCCTCCGAGACCTGCGCCCTCGACATGATCGGCGCCAAGTTCGTCCGCGACGTCGAGCACGGCGAGATGGTCGTCATCGACCACAAGGGCATCCGCAGCATGAAGCCGTTCCCGGCCGCGCAGGCCCGTCCCTGCGTGTTCGAGTACGTCTACTTCGCCCGTCCGGACAGCGTCGTGAACGGCCGCTCGGTCTATGACGTGCGCAAGCGGATGGGTCGTCGATTGGCCCAGGAAAGCGGCGTCGAGGCCGATGTCGTCGTCCCGGTGCCCGACTCCGGCGTCCCGGCCGCCATCGGCTACGCCCAGGAAAGCGGCCTGCCTTTCGAGATGGGCATCATCCGCAACCACTATGTCGGCCGGACCTTCATCCAGCCGACCCAGGGCGTTCGCGAACTGGGCGTGCGCATGAAGCACAGCCCCAACCGCGCGGTCCTGGCGGGCAAGCGCGTCGTGCTGATCGACGACTCCATCGTCCGCGGCACCACCTCGCTGAAGATCGTCCGCATGGTGCGCGAAGCCGGCGCCAAGGAAGTCCACCTCCGTTCGGCCTCGCCGCCGATCATGTGGCCGGATTACTACGGTATCGACATGCCCGACCGCGAGCACCTGCTGGCGGCGAACAAGTCGGTCGAGGAGATCGCCAAGATCCTCGAGGTCGACACCATGGGCTACCTGTCCGTCGACGGCCTCTACGCCGCGATGCAGGCCGCGCCGCGCGATCCGGCCAACCCGCAGTTCACCGACCACTACTTCACCGGCGACTATCCGACCCGCCTGCTGGATCGCGAGATCGCCGAGGGCCGCAACGACGGCGCTGACCGCCAGCTGTCGTTCCTGGTCGACGCGTGA
- a CDS encoding CvpA family protein, with translation MPWFDIIVLAILLTSAAVGFFSGATREMVRALSFVLAAVIAVYGLRWTAPIGRSLIEDPPWAGAVVAGLAAFIVVYATLRVTGGAMVRGVHSTHVLGVLDRSVGLGFGLVRALVVLGALNLAFQAATPPDRVPRWMTGAAFYPLTSAAAKALKAFAPKGLDMAGKLAPSIGDAVREGSATDRGDSADAQGYDPRERRRLDDLVEKSR, from the coding sequence TTGCCCTGGTTCGACATCATCGTCCTGGCGATCCTGCTGACCTCGGCCGCCGTCGGCTTCTTCAGCGGCGCGACGCGCGAGATGGTCCGCGCGCTCTCGTTCGTGCTGGCCGCGGTCATCGCGGTGTACGGCCTGCGCTGGACCGCCCCGATCGGCCGCAGCCTCATCGAGGATCCGCCCTGGGCTGGCGCGGTGGTCGCAGGTCTCGCCGCCTTCATCGTCGTGTATGCGACATTGCGCGTCACCGGCGGGGCCATGGTGCGCGGCGTGCACAGCACCCACGTACTGGGCGTTCTGGACCGATCCGTCGGCCTTGGATTCGGCCTCGTGCGGGCGCTCGTGGTCCTGGGCGCCCTTAATCTGGCGTTCCAGGCGGCGACTCCGCCCGACCGGGTTCCGCGATGGATGACGGGTGCGGCGTTTTATCCTCTGACGAGCGCGGCGGCCAAAGCGCTAAAGGCCTTTGCGCCCAAGGGCTTAGACATGGCAGGTAAACTCGCGCCTTCAATTGGAGACGCAGTTCGTGAAGGTTCGGCGACGGACCGGGGTGACTCTGCGGACGCCCAAGGCTATGACCCGCGCGAACGACGCAGGCTCGACGATCTGGTGGAGAAATCCCGATGA
- the radA gene encoding DNA repair protein RadA yields the protein MARDGAVYVCQSCGAVQSKWAGQCPACSAWNTLVEEVQSRPPGALAPSKSSRARGVNFQGLEDEVPAPPRISTGVEEFDRVCGGGVVPGSAILLGGDPGVGKSTLLLQVAASAARRGVRCAYISGEEAVEQVRGRAQRMGLADAPVRLAAETSLRDILDSLKREKFDLVVIDSIQTMWSDAHEAAPGSVTQVRAAAGELVRLAKKQSVAMILVGHVTKDGAIAGPRVVEHMVDAVLTFEGERGYPFRILRGTKNRFGATDEIGVFEMGDAGLGEVRNPSALFLDTSGERAAGAAVFAGIEGSRPVLVEFQALVAPSAYGTPRRAVVGWDSGRLAMVLAVLEARCGLALGDRDVYLNVAGGLRVTEPAADLAAAAALASSALDEALPQDCVVFGEIGLSGDIRSVSRMESRMKEAAKLGFKHVLGPQGLDGGGAMKVTGATRLADAIRRIGECQWE from the coding sequence ATGGCCCGCGACGGCGCCGTCTATGTCTGCCAGTCCTGCGGCGCGGTGCAGAGCAAGTGGGCCGGCCAGTGTCCGGCCTGCAGCGCCTGGAACACCCTGGTCGAAGAGGTCCAGAGCCGCCCGCCCGGGGCGCTCGCGCCCAGCAAGTCCAGCCGCGCACGCGGCGTCAACTTCCAGGGCCTGGAGGACGAGGTCCCCGCCCCGCCCCGCATCTCGACCGGGGTCGAGGAGTTCGACCGCGTCTGCGGCGGCGGCGTCGTGCCCGGCTCGGCCATCCTGCTGGGCGGCGATCCGGGCGTCGGCAAGTCGACCCTGTTGCTGCAGGTCGCCGCCAGCGCCGCCCGCCGCGGCGTGCGCTGCGCCTACATCTCCGGCGAGGAAGCCGTCGAACAGGTCCGCGGCCGCGCCCAGCGCATGGGCCTGGCCGACGCGCCGGTCCGACTGGCCGCCGAAACCTCGCTGCGCGACATCCTCGACAGCCTGAAGCGAGAGAAGTTCGACCTTGTAGTCATCGACTCCATCCAGACCATGTGGAGCGACGCGCACGAGGCCGCCCCCGGCTCGGTCACCCAGGTCCGCGCCGCCGCCGGCGAGCTGGTGCGACTGGCCAAAAAGCAGTCCGTAGCCATGATCCTGGTCGGTCACGTCACCAAGGACGGCGCCATCGCCGGGCCTCGCGTGGTCGAACACATGGTCGACGCGGTCCTGACCTTCGAAGGCGAGCGCGGCTATCCGTTCCGTATCCTGCGCGGGACCAAGAACCGCTTTGGGGCCACCGACGAGATCGGGGTCTTCGAGATGGGCGACGCCGGCCTCGGCGAGGTGCGTAATCCGTCGGCCCTGTTCCTCGACACCTCGGGCGAGCGCGCCGCCGGCGCGGCGGTGTTCGCCGGCATCGAGGGCTCGCGTCCGGTGCTGGTCGAGTTCCAGGCCCTGGTCGCCCCGTCCGCCTACGGCACCCCGCGCCGCGCCGTCGTCGGCTGGGATTCCGGGCGGCTGGCCATGGTGCTGGCGGTGCTGGAGGCCCGCTGCGGGCTCGCGCTCGGCGACCGCGACGTCTACCTGAACGTGGCCGGCGGCCTGCGGGTCACAGAGCCGGCCGCCGACCTCGCCGCCGCCGCCGCCCTGGCGTCCTCGGCGCTGGACGAGGCCCTGCCCCAGGACTGCGTGGTGTTCGGAGAAATCGGCCTGTCGGGCGACATCCGGTCCGTCAGCCGCATGGAGTCCCGCATGAAGGAGGCCGCCAAGCTCGGCTTCAAGCATGTGCTGGGTCCGCAAGGCCTCGACGGCGGCGGCGCCATGAAGGTCACCGGGGCCACACGGCTGGCCGACGCCATCCGCCGCATCGGCGAATGCCAGTGGGAGTAG
- a CDS encoding Yip1 family protein: MSAVEPGAATSGLVERVKSILLKPGATWDVIDAEPASTGGLFKNYAAILALIPAICGLIGGAVIGGAFGIKVPILFGVVGAVVGYVLNLAMVFVMGLIIDGLAPSFDGQKNQTQAMKVAVYSSTAGWIAGVFSLIPMLGLLAVLGSLYGLYLLYLGLPKLMKAPQEKAFGYTAVAVIVAIVLSIVIGAVMGAISTFGMVGMGAAGALSSNTVQIGDKSVDLGKLEEASKKMEAAAKQMESGEAPEAVQPDVLKAYLPDGVAGYARTELTTGSGGAAGVAGSTAEGVYTKGDAKIRLSVTDLGAAGALAGMASAFNMQSSSESNGKYEKVGKVDGRMTQESYDSATRQGQYSVLVGDRFMVAAHGDGASVNDLKSAVAAVGPAKLEALSKG, from the coding sequence ATGAGCGCAGTGGAACCGGGGGCCGCGACGTCGGGGCTGGTCGAGCGGGTCAAATCGATCCTGTTGAAGCCGGGTGCGACCTGGGACGTGATCGACGCCGAGCCGGCGAGCACCGGCGGGCTATTCAAGAATTATGCGGCCATCCTGGCGCTGATCCCGGCGATCTGCGGGCTGATCGGCGGGGCTGTGATCGGCGGTGCGTTCGGGATCAAGGTCCCGATCCTGTTCGGGGTGGTCGGCGCAGTCGTCGGTTACGTGCTGAACCTGGCCATGGTCTTCGTGATGGGGCTGATCATCGACGGCCTCGCGCCGTCGTTCGACGGCCAGAAGAACCAGACCCAGGCGATGAAGGTCGCGGTCTATTCGAGCACCGCCGGCTGGATCGCCGGGGTGTTCTCGCTGATCCCGATGCTGGGGCTGCTGGCGGTCCTCGGATCGCTCTATGGGCTTTATCTGCTGTATCTCGGCCTTCCGAAGCTGATGAAGGCGCCGCAGGAAAAGGCGTTCGGCTACACCGCGGTGGCGGTGATCGTGGCCATCGTGCTGTCGATCGTGATCGGCGCGGTGATGGGGGCGATCAGCACCTTCGGCATGGTCGGCATGGGCGCGGCCGGGGCGCTGAGCTCCAACACCGTGCAGATCGGCGACAAGTCGGTCGATCTCGGCAAGCTGGAGGAGGCCTCCAAGAAGATGGAGGCGGCCGCCAAGCAGATGGAAAGCGGCGAGGCACCTGAGGCGGTGCAGCCCGACGTTCTGAAGGCCTATCTGCCCGACGGCGTCGCGGGCTATGCGCGCACCGAGCTGACCACCGGGTCGGGCGGCGCGGCCGGCGTGGCCGGATCGACCGCCGAGGGCGTCTACACCAAGGGCGATGCGAAAATCCGCCTCAGCGTCACCGACCTGGGCGCGGCCGGCGCCCTGGCCGGCATGGCCAGCGCCTTCAACATGCAGTCGTCGAGCGAGTCGAACGGCAAGTACGAGAAGGTCGGGAAGGTCGATGGGCGGATGACCCAGGAGTCCTACGACAGCGCCACGCGCCAGGGGCAGTATAGCGTGCTGGTCGGCGACCGCTTCATGGTCGCCGCGCATGGCGACGGCGCCAGCGTGAACGATCTGAAGTCGGCGGTGGCGGCGGTCGGTCCGGCTAAGCTGGAAGCGCTGTCGAAGGGCTAG
- the alr gene encoding alanine racemase, which yields MSSSSPARLTIDLDALAHNFAVLRAAAPGADAAPVIKADGYGLGAGPVGRRLWAEGAGGFFVARLSEGEALRAELGPQRPAPLYVLDGFLPGDGPRLAASGLTPVLESLPQIEAANAYAASAGRLPVVLQVDTGMNRQGVTLDEAKALAAAPDRLRHLDVQVLMSHLGSATDPADARNALQLERFNQVRPLFPAARASFAASAGIMLDKAYRADIIRPGISLYGGGPEERPDARLQAVAKLEAKILYIRNIQPGEIVGYGSRVVADRPIRMAVVGAGYADGVIRASQRGGYAWYGGARRQVLIVTMDLIGVDLGQSPAAIGDYVELLGPNVLIDDIATAAGTVAHECLVRLGGRAERVYVGAV from the coding sequence ATGTCCTCCTCCTCCCCCGCGCGCCTGACCATCGACCTCGACGCGCTAGCCCATAACTTCGCCGTTCTGCGGGCCGCCGCTCCGGGCGCTGACGCCGCGCCGGTCATCAAGGCGGACGGCTATGGGCTGGGCGCCGGGCCGGTCGGTCGCCGGCTGTGGGCTGAAGGCGCCGGCGGCTTCTTCGTCGCGCGGCTGTCGGAGGGCGAGGCCCTGCGCGCTGAGCTCGGCCCCCAGCGTCCCGCGCCGCTCTACGTGCTGGACGGTTTCCTGCCCGGCGACGGGCCGCGGCTGGCCGCGTCCGGCCTGACCCCCGTCCTGGAGAGCCTGCCTCAGATCGAGGCCGCGAACGCCTATGCCGCCTCCGCCGGGCGTCTGCCGGTCGTTCTGCAGGTCGACACCGGCATGAACCGCCAGGGCGTGACGCTCGACGAGGCCAAGGCCCTGGCCGCCGCCCCGGACCGCCTGCGCCACCTCGACGTCCAGGTCCTGATGAGCCATCTCGGTTCGGCGACCGATCCGGCCGACGCCCGCAACGCTCTGCAGCTGGAGCGCTTCAATCAAGTGCGTCCGCTGTTTCCCGCCGCCCGCGCCAGCTTCGCCGCCTCGGCCGGCATCATGCTGGACAAGGCCTATCGCGCCGACATCATCCGGCCCGGCATCAGCCTCTATGGCGGCGGGCCCGAGGAGCGGCCCGACGCGCGGCTCCAGGCGGTGGCCAAGCTCGAGGCCAAGATCCTCTACATCCGGAACATCCAGCCCGGCGAGATCGTCGGCTACGGCTCACGCGTCGTCGCCGATCGCCCGATCCGCATGGCCGTGGTCGGCGCCGGCTACGCCGACGGAGTCATCCGCGCCTCGCAGCGCGGCGGCTATGCCTGGTACGGCGGCGCGCGCCGTCAGGTGCTGATCGTGACGATGGACCTGATCGGCGTCGATCTGGGCCAATCGCCGGCCGCGATCGGCGACTATGTGGAGCTGCTGGGCCCCAACGTGCTGATCGACGACATCGCCACGGCGGCCGGCACCGTGGCGCACGAATGCCTCGTGCGCCTGGGCGGCCGCGCCGAGCGCGTCTACGTCGGCGCGGTCTAG